TACGTGACCACCCGAACGCTGTTTACCCCGCCGTAAGGGTCCGGGGCGCATTCGGTGGCTGCCGGGTCTGGCAGCCATTGTCCATCCACCACAAACTTGTACTCGTAACGCCCCGGCGCCAGATTCACACAAAGTTTCCAGCAGCCATCCTTGCCCTTTTTCATGGGCTTGGGATTCAGCTCCCAACT
This sequence is a window from Verrucomicrobiia bacterium. Protein-coding genes within it:
- a CDS encoding glycogen-binding domain-containing protein, producing MAATKPARKRVCFTYEAPTAGHVALAGDFTSWELNPKPMKKGKDGCWKLCVNLAPGRYEYKFVVDGQWLPDPAATECAPDPYGGVNSVRVVT